In Candidatus Hamiltonella defensa 5AT (Acyrthosiphon pisum), one genomic interval encodes:
- the zapA gene encoding cell division protein ZapA: MSVELQPVDIEVFGRLIRVNCPEEQKKDLHEAAEELNQRFQDFKMRTKAIGAEQLVFVIALNLCYELNQEKTKACSFASSMDERMRLLQKTIDDALCDQVSVSKITASPFE, encoded by the coding sequence ATGTCTGTAGAACTACAACCCGTGGATATTGAAGTTTTTGGTCGTTTAATCCGAGTGAATTGTCCGGAAGAACAAAAAAAAGATTTACATGAAGCGGCAGAAGAGCTAAATCAACGGTTTCAAGATTTCAAAATGCGTACGAAGGCCATTGGAGCTGAGCAGCTGGTTTTTGTTATTGCCTTGAATCTTTGTTACGAATTGAATCAAGAAAAAACGAAAGCCTGTTCGTTTGCATCCAGCATGGATGAACGTATGAGATTACTTCAAAAAACCATCGATGACGCTTTGTGTGATCAGGTTTCTGTGTCGAAAATAACGGCTTCACCGTTTGAATAA
- the ygfZ gene encoding tRNA-modifying protein YgfZ encodes MIYQSLFSHQASLPSEQLPFTVILLNDWGLIRVTGKDRVKYLQGQITLDVPLLKENQHILGAHCDPKGKILSTVRLFHYLKGLAFITRKSLLHDELMELRKYAVFSKVEIDIAESTVLLGIAGDQARKVLKNCFEKLPTETEPVVHEDDYSLLHFSSPRERFLLVSQAFKEGDFLIQKLQDQAVFRSSEQWLALDIESGFPIIDAKNKTQFIPQAANLKALGGISFTKGCYTGQEVVARTEYRGVNKKALYWLTGKACRVPDVGEALEIQMEEDYRRTGVVLAAVKLQDGSLWVQAILNHDFQKDSILRVKGDENGRLMISHRSFKKFEPSSNPIA; translated from the coding sequence ATGATCTATCAATCTTTATTTTCTCACCAAGCTTCTTTACCTTCTGAGCAGTTACCATTCACTGTGATTTTGCTCAATGACTGGGGGTTGATCAGAGTCACAGGAAAAGATCGAGTGAAATATCTTCAAGGGCAAATCACTCTAGATGTTCCCCTATTGAAGGAAAATCAACATATCTTAGGGGCACATTGTGATCCTAAAGGAAAAATATTAAGCACGGTACGCTTGTTTCATTATTTAAAAGGCCTGGCTTTTATCACTCGGAAAAGCCTATTACATGATGAACTAATGGAACTTAGAAAGTATGCTGTCTTTTCTAAAGTGGAGATAGACATCGCTGAAAGCACCGTTTTATTAGGGATAGCAGGTGATCAAGCAAGAAAAGTATTGAAAAACTGCTTTGAAAAATTACCGACAGAAACGGAGCCTGTTGTGCACGAAGATGATTACAGTCTATTGCATTTCTCTTCACCCAGAGAACGCTTTTTGCTGGTATCACAAGCGTTCAAAGAGGGTGATTTTTTGATCCAGAAACTCCAAGATCAAGCCGTATTTAGAAGCAGTGAACAATGGCTAGCATTAGATATTGAATCGGGTTTCCCTATTATAGACGCGAAAAATAAAACGCAATTTATTCCTCAGGCTGCCAATTTGAAGGCTTTAGGGGGGATCAGCTTTACCAAAGGTTGTTATACAGGGCAGGAAGTCGTCGCAAGAACAGAATATAGGGGCGTGAATAAAAAAGCGCTTTATTGGCTGACAGGCAAAGCATGTCGGGTCCCTGATGTGGGTGAAGCTCTCGAAATTCAGATGGAAGAGGACTACCGAAGAACCGGTGTTGTGTTGGCAGCCGTAAAACTTCAAGATGGCAGTTTATGGGTGCAGGCGATATTAAATCATGATTTCCAGAAAGACTCCATATTGAGGGTTAAAGGTGATGAGAACGGGAGGCTAATGATATCTCATAGATCTTTTAAAAAATTTGAACCTTCATCTAATCCCATAGCGTGA